Genomic segment of Saccharomyces cerevisiae S288C chromosome XV, complete sequence:
ttttttttttatatattaattTTTAAGTTTATGTATTTTGGTAGATTCAATTCTCTTtccctttccttttccttcgCTCCCCTTCCTTATCAATGCTTGCTGTCAGAAGATTAACAAGATACACATTCCTTAAGCGAACGCATCCGGTGTTATATACTCGTCGTGCATATAAAATTTTGCCTTCAAGATCTACTTTCCTAAGAAGATCATTATTACAAACACAACTGCACTCAAAGATGACTGCTCATACTAATATCAAACAGCACAAACACTGTCATGAGGACCATCCTATCAGAAGATCGGACTCTGCCGTGTCAATTGTACATTTGAAACGTGCGCCCTTCAAGGTTACAGTGATTGGTTCTGGTAACTGGGGGACCACCATCGCCAAAGTCATTGCGGAAAACACAGAATTGCATTCCCATATCTTCGAGCCAGAGGTGAGAATGTGGgtttttgatgaaaagatCGGCGACGAAAATCTGACGGATATCATAAATACAAGACACCAGAACGTTAAATATCTACCCAATATTGACCTGCCCCATAATCTAGTGGCCGATCCTGATCTTTTACACTCCATCAAGGGTGCTGACATCCTTGTTTTCAACATCCCTCATCAATTTTTACCAAACATAGTCAAACAATTGCAAGGCCACGTGGCCCCTCATGTAAGGGCCATCTCGTGTCTAAAAGGGTTCGAGTTGGGCTCCAAGGGTGTGCAATTGCTATCCTCCTATGTTACTGATGAGTTAGGAATCCAATGTGGCGCACTATCTGGTGCAAACTTGGCACCGGAAGTGGCCAAGGAGCATTGGTCCGAAACCACCGTGGCTTACCAACTACCAAAGGATTATCAAGGTGATGGCAAGGATGTAGATCAtaagattttgaaattgctGTTCCACAGACCTTACTTCCACGTCAATGTCATCGATGATGTTGCTGGTATATCCATTGCCGGTGCCTTGAAGAACGTCGTGGCACTTGCATGTGGTTTCGTAGAAGGTATGGGATGGGGTAACAATGCCTCCGCAGCCATTCAAAGGCTGGGTTTAGGTGAAATTATCAAGTTCGGTAGAATGTTTTTCCCAGAATCCAAAGTCGAGACCTACTATCAAGAATCCGCTGGTGTTGCAGATCTGATCACCACCTGCTCAGGCGGTAGAAACGTCAAGGTTGCCACATACATGGCCAAGACCGGTAAGTCAGCCTTGGAAGCAGAAAAGGAATTGCTTAACGGTCAATCCGCCCAAGGGATAATCACATGCAGAGAAGTTCACGAGTGGCTACAAACATGTGAGTTGACCCAAGAATTCCCATTATTCGAGGCAGTCTACCAGATAGTCTACAACAACGTCCGCATGGAAGACCTACCGGAGATGATTGAAGAGCTAGACATCGATGACGAATAGACACTCTCCCCCCCCCTCCCCCTCTGATCTTTCCTGTTGCCTCTTTTTCCCCCAACCAATTTATCATTATACACAAGTTCTACAACTACTACTAGTAACATTACTACAGTTATTATAATTTTctattctctttttctttaagaaTCTATCATTAACGTTAATTTCTATATATACATAACTACCATTATACACGCTATTATCGTTTACATATCACATCACCGTTAATGAAAGATACGACACCCTGTACACTAACACAATTAAATAATCGCCATAACCTTTTCTGTTATCTATAGCCCTTAAAGCTGTTTCTTCGAGCTTTTTCACTGCAGTAATTCTCCACATGGGCCCAGCCACTGAGATAAGAGCGCTATGTTAGTCACTACTGACGGCTCTCCAGTCATTTATGTGATTTTTTAGTGACTCATGTCGCATTTGGCCCGTTTTTTTCCGCTGTCGCAACCTATTTCCATTAACGGTGCCGTATGGAAGAGTCATTTAAAGGCAGGAGAGAGAGATTACTCATCTTCATTGGATCAGATTGATGACTGCGTAGCGGCAGATAGTGTAATCTGAGCAGTTGCGAGACCCAGACTGGCACTGTCTCAATAGTATATTAATGGGCATACATTCGTACTCCCTTGTTCTTGCCCACAGTTCTCTCTCTCTTTACTTCTTGTATCTTGTCTCCCCATTGTGCAGCGATAAGGAACATTGTTCTAATATACACGgatacaaaagaaatacacATAATTGCATAAAATAATGTCTAAGGGAAAAGTTTGTTTGGCTTATTCTGGTGGTTTAGATACCTCCGTCATTTTGGCTTGGCTACTAGACCAAGGCTACGAAGTTGTAGCTTTCATGGCTAATGTAGggcaagaagaagatttcgATGCCGCCAAGGAAAAGGCCTTGAAGATCGGTGCCTGCAAGTTCGTTTGTGTGGATTGTCGTGAAGATTTTGTCAAGGATATTCTATTCCCAGCTGTACAGGTCAACGCTGTGTACGAAGACGTTTATCTGTTGGGTACCTCTTTGGCAAGACCTGTTATTGCCAAAGCCCAAATTGACGTCGCTAAACAGGAGGGCTGTTTCGCGGTCTCTCATGGTTGTACCGGTAAAGGTAATGATCAAATCAGATTCGAATTGTCATTTTACGCTCTGAAGCCAGACGTTAAGTGTATTACACCATGGAGAATGCCTGAATTTTTCGAAAGATTTGCTGGCAGAAAGGATTTGTTAGACTATGCTGCACAAAAGGGTATTCCCGTCGCCCAAACCAAGGCCAAGCCATGGTCTACTGACGAAAACCAAGCCCACATTTCTTACGAGGCAGGTATCTTGGAAGACCCAGATACCACCCCACCAAAGGACATGTGGAAATTGATCGTCGATCCAATGGATGCTCCGGACCAACCACAAGATTTGACCATTGACTTTGAACGTGGTCTTCCAGTCAAGTTGACCTACACCGACAACAAGACTTCCAAGGAAGTTTCCGTTACCAAGCCTTTGGATGTTTTCTTGGCCGCATCCAACTTAGCAAGGGCCAACGGTGTTGGTAGAATCGATATTGTAGAAGATCGTTACATTAACTTGAAATCCAGAGGTTGTTACGAACAGGCTCCATTGACTGTTTTGAGAAAAGCTCATGTTGATTTGGAAGGTTTGACTTTAGACAAAGAAGTCCGTCAATTGAGAGACTCATTCGTCACACCAAACTACTCCAGATTGATATATAACGGTTCCTACTTCACCCCAGAGTGTGAGTACATCAGATCTATGATCCAACCATCCCAAAATAGCGTTAACGGTACTGTCAGGGTTAGACTGTATAAGGGTAACGTCATCATTCTGGGCAGATCTACAAAGACTGAAAAGTTGTACGATCCGACAGAATCCTCTATGGATGAGTTGACCGGTTTCTTACCTACCGATACCACCGGTTTCATTGCCATCCAGGCCATtagaattaaaaaatacGGTGAATCCAAAAAAACCAAAGGTGAAGAGTTGACTTTGTAAGTCCGCTAGTTCATCGCCTCAAGATAGATAACGATCTCTTCCTCCACCTCCTATTTCTGCACACTCTTGTGATGTAAATACATATGTAGACATATGTAAGCTTTTGTATAAATAGTTTAAGAAAGCATCATACCAATTTTgaatagaagaaaaaatagctAAGAGCATAGCCGCTCGGAATAAGTTGACGTAGCGAAAAATCCCAATATcgtaaaggaaaaataccTTCATGAGAACAGaacattgaaaagaagaaaaaaaaaactgagCACTGCACCATTAAGTCCTCAAAGATGAGCCACTTTTTCGCCGATCATGATGCTCCTCTGAGCATGCTTTCTGTTAAAACAGAATACTTTCCTCAATTGACTGATAAGGAACAAAAATATGCGCATTTCATGTCAAAGGCCTCCCATGCGGGTTCAAGGGTTGTAATGAGACAAGTTTCTCATGAGAGTGAGCCAATTTTTGACCTAATCCTTGCCATTCATTCAAAGCTAAACGGCAAGTACCCAGAGGACGATATTACGCAGAAGCAGCAAACGGGTTTGTATTTGGAATACGTTTCTCAATTCTTATCTAATTTGGGTAATTTCAAATCGTTTGGTGACACTAAGTTTATTCCTCGTTGTGAGgtaaaattcttcaaacaGCTTTTGGAGCTGGCCAAGATTAATCCGTGTTCTTCTCCGCTCACTTTATCTCCTGTTGACGTTAACCATGAATTCACATctcatcatcttttttccacCATCAATGAGCTAATTGATATTGGTATTTACCATGTGGAAGAGAAGGCGGCTCTCTTAGGGTTTCCCTCTCAAGGTTATACTTCAGCCTATTATCTGGGTTTACCTGTGACACCTGAAGATATGGCTCTTTTGAAAGAGCAGTTGTTTGCTGAACTTGCCATCTTGCCTGAAAACACAAGAATCAACAAAGTTGGTGAAAACAGTTTCCAAATCTGGGTTGCCTCTGAGAATGTGAAAAACCAGATAACAGAAACCTACCCCAGTGGACAGATCACATTATCCAATGCTGTAACCAAAGTAGAATTCATTTTTGGTGATCATTCACGTGAAATGCGTTTAGTAGCATCGTATTTAAAGGAAGCTCAAAAATTCGCGGCTAATGATACTCAAAAAGCAATGCTTCAGGAATACATCAACCACTTTGTCACTGGCTCTTCTCAAGCACATAAAGAAGCACAAAAACTTTGGGTCAAAGATATATCTCCCGTCATTGAAACAAATATCGGTTTTATCGAAACATATAGAGAACCCTCGGGCATAATTGGAGAATTTGAATCGTTGGTTGCAATTCAAAACAAAGAACGTACTGCTAAATTTTCCAGCTTGGTTAACAACGCAGAAGAATTCATTTCCTTACTACCATGGTCTAAAGATTACGAAAAACCGATTTTCAATCCACCAGATTTCACCTCTCTAGAAGTATTAACGTTTACTGGATCGGGTATACCAGCGGGCATCAATATTCCAAACTATGATGATGTTCGGCTTAAAATTGGGTTCAAGAATGTTTCTTTGGGGAATATCTTAAGCGCGGCTGCCAAAAGCTCATCCAAGCATCCGCCAAGTTTTATATCGCAAGAAGATCGcccaatttttgaaaaatatcaaagtGATTCTTTTGAAGTCCAAGTAGGCATCCATGAATTATTAGGACATGGTTCAGGAAAGTTGTTGACAGAATTTACAGACGGCTTTAATTTTGATAAGGAAAACCCTCCTTTAGGTTTGGATGGGAAACCGGTGAGCACATACTACAAAGTTGGTGAAACTTGGGGTTCCAAATTTGGACAGTTAGCTGGCCCATTTGAAGAATGTCGTGCGGAAGTAATTGCCATGTTTTTGCTTACTAATAAGAAGattcttgatatttttggTTTCCATGATGTCGAATCTCAAGATAAAGTGATCTACGCTGGATATCTACAAATGGCCCGTGCGGGTCTCCTAGCTTTAGAATACTGGAATCCAAAAACTGGTAAGTGGGGACAACCACACATG
This window contains:
- the GPD2 gene encoding glycerol-3-phosphate dehydrogenase (NAD(+)) GPD2 (NAD-dependent glycerol 3-phosphate dehydrogenase; expression is controlled by an oxygen-independent signaling pathway required to regulate metabolism under anoxic conditions; located in cytosol and mitochondria; constitutively active but is inactivated via phosphorylation by energy-stress responsive kinase SNF1; GPD2 has a paralog, GPD1, that arose from the whole genome duplication), with the protein product MLAVRRLTRYTFLKRTHPVLYTRRAYKILPSRSTFLRRSLLQTQLHSKMTAHTNIKQHKHCHEDHPIRRSDSAVSIVHLKRAPFKVTVIGSGNWGTTIAKVIAENTELHSHIFEPEVRMWVFDEKIGDENLTDIINTRHQNVKYLPNIDLPHNLVADPDLLHSIKGADILVFNIPHQFLPNIVKQLQGHVAPHVRAISCLKGFELGSKGVQLLSSYVTDELGIQCGALSGANLAPEVAKEHWSETTVAYQLPKDYQGDGKDVDHKILKLLFHRPYFHVNVIDDVAGISIAGALKNVVALACGFVEGMGWGNNASAAIQRLGLGEIIKFGRMFFPESKVETYYQESAGVADLITTCSGGRNVKVATYMAKTGKSALEAEKELLNGQSAQGIITCREVHEWLQTCELTQEFPLFEAVYQIVYNNVRMEDLPEMIEELDIDDE
- the ARG1 gene encoding argininosuccinate synthase (Argininosuccinate synthetase; catalyzes the formation of L-argininosuccinate from citrulline and L-aspartate in the arginine biosynthesis pathway; potential Cdc28p substrate); translation: MSKGKVCLAYSGGLDTSVILAWLLDQGYEVVAFMANVGQEEDFDAAKEKALKIGACKFVCVDCREDFVKDILFPAVQVNAVYEDVYLLGTSLARPVIAKAQIDVAKQEGCFAVSHGCTGKGNDQIRFELSFYALKPDVKCITPWRMPEFFERFAGRKDLLDYAAQKGIPVAQTKAKPWSTDENQAHISYEAGILEDPDTTPPKDMWKLIVDPMDAPDQPQDLTIDFERGLPVKLTYTDNKTSKEVSVTKPLDVFLAASNLARANGVGRIDIVEDRYINLKSRGCYEQAPLTVLRKAHVDLEGLTLDKEVRQLRDSFVTPNYSRLIYNGSYFTPECEYIRSMIQPSQNSVNGTVRVRLYKGNVIILGRSTKTEKLYDPTESSMDELTGFLPTDTTGFIAIQAIRIKKYGESKKTKGEELTL
- a CDS encoding dipeptidyl-peptidase III (Dipeptidyl-peptidase III; cleaves dipeptides from the amino terminus of target proteins; highly active on synthetic substrate Arg-Arg-2-naphthylamide; mammalian ortholog may be a biomarker for some cancers); its protein translation is MSHFFADHDAPLSMLSVKTEYFPQLTDKEQKYAHFMSKASHAGSRVVMRQVSHESEPIFDLILAIHSKLNGKYPEDDITQKQQTGLYLEYVSQFLSNLGNFKSFGDTKFIPRCEVKFFKQLLELAKINPCSSPLTLSPVDVNHEFTSHHLFSTINELIDIGIYHVEEKAALLGFPSQGYTSAYYLGLPVTPEDMALLKEQLFAELAILPENTRINKVGENSFQIWVASENVKNQITETYPSGQITLSNAVTKVEFIFGDHSREMRLVASYLKEAQKFAANDTQKAMLQEYINHFVTGSSQAHKEAQKLWVKDISPVIETNIGFIETYREPSGIIGEFESLVAIQNKERTAKFSSLVNNAEEFISLLPWSKDYEKPIFNPPDFTSLEVLTFTGSGIPAGINIPNYDDVRLKIGFKNVSLGNILSAAAKSSSKHPPSFISQEDRPIFEKYQSDSFEVQVGIHELLGHGSGKLLTEFTDGFNFDKENPPLGLDGKPVSTYYKVGETWGSKFGQLAGPFEECRAEVIAMFLLTNKKILDIFGFHDVESQDKVIYAGYLQMARAGLLALEYWNPKTGKWGQPHMQARFSIMKTFMKHSTDKNFLKLEMNSTNDDFAIKLDKSLIKTAGHECVKDYLKHLHVYKCSGDVEQGSKYFIDRSTVTPDLASLRDIVLSKRLPRRQFIQSNSYIDDNNKVTLKEYDETPQGMLQSFLDREL